CTTCCGCGGGGCAGACGAGGTTCCCCACGTTCTCCACGATCAGAAGGCGGGTCTCCGACAGGTCCATCTCCCGAAGGACGGACAGGAGCCGGGACGGCTGGATGTGGCAGGCGGAATGCGTGTTGATCTGCCGCACCTGGACGCCGCGCTTCCGGATCCGCTCCGCGTCGATCCCGGTCTCGATGTCCCCCTCGACGACGGCCACGCCCCCCTTCCCCTCGAACCGGGCAAGGAGCGCCTCGATCAGCGTCGTTTTCCCCGAGCCGGGCGAGGAGATGAGGTTCACCGCGAAAATCTTCCGCTCCGCGAGAAGGGCACGGATCGCCGCCGCCGCCTCGTCCGCCGACTGCAGGATCGCCCGCCCCACCTCGATGCGCACGCCGCCGCCCGGTTCCATGCGGGTCA
Above is a window of Deltaproteobacteria bacterium CG2_30_66_27 DNA encoding:
- a CDS encoding hydrogenase accessory protein HypB → MEPGGGVRIEVGRAILQSADEAAAAIRALLAERKIFAVNLISSPGSGKTTLIEALLARFEGKGGVAVVEGDIETGIDAERIRKRGVQVRQINTHSACHIQPSRLLSVLREMDLSETRLLIVENVGNLVCPAEVSLGEDARVVLLSVTEGDEKPLKYPLAFRTSDLLVITKTDLLPYVTFDVDRVRRAARVANPAVQIFETSATTGAGMDVLLDRIEALRASKNP